From the genome of Solanum lycopersicum chromosome 7, SLM_r2.1:
AACACCCAAAACAAAACGAGGAACCTCATCATTTTGGAAAATGAGAAGATGGTGAACGGCAATGAAAGTATGTACAAGGATTCCCTGAACTGTTTAGTGCTCGTTTAATCAGTTAATCTTGACTGGCTAGAAAGACACTTGCAATTACATCCAAGAAGTTCACTCATTTTACACTTATTTTTGGACGATAGTGAGGCACCTGACAAGAAATCAAGGTTTAGGTTCCACTCTAACCCTATCTTAAGAGATATTAGTTGTCCTATTTACTTAGTTTTCTATCACCAAGGACACCagagaaaaagtaaaagtaGCTCCTTTGTGGCTTCATAGATGATGTAATCTCTATTACTTTATAAATCAACACCGAACAAATAACAGTTTCCAAAAAGAGGCCAAATCAATCATATGAACAAAAAGAGGATAAGGTTCAAACTAAAACaaagaagtttttttaaacCTTAGATCAAAACTAGCCATCTACACAACTGGTCATGTTGATCACTTCTTCAAGTCATCAAATAACCACCACCCCAACCCCAAAGAAAAAGGTTTTGGAGAAAAAACCACATGTGTTACGAACCCTTTTTCTCAAAAACACTTCCGTTCTCTGTCAAGACTTGCTACTctgtaaaaacctcattttccATTACAATTTATAACTAGTTCCACACTGAAGTGAACAATCAGAAATCATGCACATTACCCCACCTGAGTTAAAAAAATTTCCACCCCAAACTGGGTACGACTCTGTAACATAAAGAATCAAATTGACAGATTCCACACCATTTAAACCAAGGGGACAAATATCATAAAAGGTATCAGAAAGTGATCAATACAAGACTTGAGTGCGCATAGCGAGCAACAGTATAGCCAAATCCAAATGTAAGCTGATTTATGAAGACATGCCTTTTTGAGGAGAGATCTGAGAACCAAATGCATGTTCACATCAGTAACCTCAATGAGATAACATATGGTGTTCAAGAATGGCTGCTTTAAAGGGAGGGAGGGGCACTTGATTAACCAGCTAACCATTTGGCAGGACCCTGAATTAATGGTGCATCTGTTACTGCGTCTGCAGTCTGCAGCAAACTGTGAAACTATTGGAGTACTATTATCATGGAGTTCTGAGAATATAGCACATTACAACCTAGACAgacaattaaaaatatcttaCATTGTCTCCATTACTTGGACAAAGGGACAGACTCATATAAGAAGCCTGGCAGAAACTGCATTTCCACCTGCAGATAGACCAAGAATCGCATTAAAAGTCATTACTTGTCCCAAGTAGCAAAACCTTAACATGTAAATGCAGAAACATTGTCGAATAGTTGTTCCAACAAATAACCCTACATATCGAAAATGCTCATTCCAAATTCAGGACTCAGGAGACATGCAATTTTGAACAACAAACTTCCAATATCAGACCACATGTAAGCAACACTCATCACAATCTATCCAGCCACAGAACCTTCCCCATGAAAGCAAAGGCATTTAACTATGAGCTTCATCACTTTCCACCCTTGATTACATCACACTACCTTCTAACACgaaaaaaactacaaaatgaGCTGGGTAACTAAATTTCCTTTAGAAATACTCCATCTTATTTTATGTGGTGATGTTTGACTGGCATGGAGTTTTAAGAAAGGGACCTAAAACTTATCGTCTAAAACAAGTCAGATATTTTCATGGCTATAAATCATCTCATTAAGTAAAATGGGAAGCTTAAAGTTAAACTATTTCTAGATTTcgaaatatattcattatttctACGACAGACTAAAAAGAGAAGTGCATCACATAAACTGAACAAGACAGAGCACCATTCTCCAAACTTTTGATTGGGTGAGAACAGTAGAAAGACTGCTTTACAAGAGCCAGTAGAAGtgtttaagaaaagaagaattgCCAGCAATAATCCAACATTCTACAGGGTTAAAAGGAATAGTGATGATACCAATATATCGAAGTATCACCTTATTTCCCAAAATACAAACTGTCCTTGATGCTTAATCAATCAATTGGAGAAAGAGCCAAATTTATCCAGTAAATAATGTAAACAGATTGCAGCAGAAAGCAGAGATTCTTGGAGAAGAAATTGGAAGTATTACTACTAAACTTGGAATGCCATTAAGAGCAAGGAGAAAACACAAAGAAACTCAGACTGGAACTTTAGAAAGGTGTGACAAAAAATTGACAAGGTGGAAATCATGGTATCAATCCTTGGGAGGAAGGGTGACCCGAATCAGCTCTGTCCTAGATGCTCTTCCTGCCTACGATGTCTCTTTTTCCTTTGCCTAAAAGTGTGGAGAAGAGACTGGATGCATTAAGAAAAGAAGGATTCCCATCTGGTCAGATGGATAAAGGTGATCATCAGCCAAAGAGATGGGATGGGGTCTGAGTATGAGGAACctgaagaaacaaaaaaaattgtttcttaaTGAAGTGGCTATGGAGGTTCACTAGAGAAGAACAAGCATGGTGTCAGCGTATGGAAATCTATCAGAAAATGGTAAAGAACTGAGATATAATGTGAAGGATGGAAAGAGAACTTTGTTCTGGGAGGATTTTGGCTGGAGAAATGTAAGATGAAGCAGTTATTCCCTGATTTATTTGGCACAAGTATGCAAAAGAGGGAACTTTACAGGTAGTTTGGTTCACACAAAGGCTAGACCCGACATTCAGGATAAGATTGCACGATTAGGAGAAAATTCTTCAAAACTATGGAGCAGAGAAATGGCCTACAGGAGGGTGCAGACACCTAAGAATGGCCAAAGCATAGCAGTGGCATTTACACAGTCAAGTCAGCCTATAAAGATCAGAATGAGGCACTCCCCACTCACATTGTGCCCCTGGAAATACATCTGGAAAGTCAAGATACCACATAAGTGGCATGTTTTAGATGGCTGATGGTTAAGGAATCTATTGACATAGGATACTCATAGGAGGGGAATGCAACTATCTTCAATGATATACGCGGACAGGATGCAGAGATAATCAGCAATCCATAAGGGTTACTAGACAACTAAGGGCAATTTTGCTCTATTTCCCATGATTGAGGGCATTTTTGGCCCTTTTCCCTACTTAAAATTCAAAAGAGTACTTTTGGTGAAACGTGAGCGTAAAAAGTACTAGCATAAGGAAAAGGTTCTATGGACAGAAAGAACCCCTTCtgttttctgaaaaaaaaaaaaagaagcacaAAGCACTTTCGGCCTTGGAGAAGCTTGGCCAAATAGGCTATTTTGACCTGGAAAGGGACTGGCACAAGAACCTTTTCAGTAAATCAGCCTATAATTTGCCATGGAAGGAAAACAACCAAGTGATGTTAGTAATGAATAGTTGTTCAAAAATGCTCCCAGGCATGTTTTTCGAGAACTTTCTCTTTCCTACTTTCTAGGGCTGTAGAATACACCTTTCCCCTACTAGACGTCCAACGGATTTTCACCTCTTTTTCGTTAGCCAACAATAATCAGCCTCTGTGATCACTGAAACATCTGTTTGATTAGGTCCTACAGGACAATATGGGGGAAATAGAATTTATTTTGCAGTTGGCTTTAAGTCATCTGATATAACAAGATTGACTACCAGAATAGAAACCTGGTTTGAATGGGTGGAGAGAAGCCGGAATTTGATGCTTAGAAATACATTCAACAAGAAAACCATGGAATGGTTAATCTTCATTCTGCAAGAATCTTTGAGGGACTCCAGAAAGCATACAAGAAGGTGGACAAGTTTGCAGATTTTTATTGCTACAGGAATCAAAATAAGTACGGGAGATTTATAAGCATTTTAACAGTACAAGGAAGGAATAGATCAGTTATTATAATTTCAGAACTTGCATTAAATAGGGAATGGGGTGATATTGCATTGAAGATAGACAACATTAAAAACCAAAGGGAAGCACCTACTACAATTAGACCTAGATTGACAGACCCGAATATTCTCTAAGCCTACTGTCAGAACCACTAAATGGCAAGCAAAGGTAGCATCTGAGTCAGAAATCAGTCATGACAGGGGAAAGACGTCCACCTCAGTGATCGACACAGAGCTACAACAAGGTTTATTGGGCAGATGTTTGGTTGGAAGGTTTGATGTAGATGAGGAGGAGGCACCCACTCTTTCAGACATCAGAAGATGGGTCATTAGTTCACGGAAGAAAGCATTTGGGATCAACATTTACGAGATGGATGGAAGCTCCTTTTTGAATTTCCCAACAAACACATGCTGAACATGTCCTTCGCAGAACATGTCCTTCGCAGAGACTGGACGCAGAAACAGTTGGAACTCCATCTTCAATGGTGGACACCAACAGGGCAATGCTGCACTCACTCAGCGCAAAAGTTCTACCTGGATAAGAGCTGTGGGCCTTCCTTTGCATTTATGGACGGAGAATGCTTTCAAAGCCATTGGTGACCAATCTGGTGGATAGATAGAAACGGTAGAAGAAAGATCTCTTAAGAATCACCTGAGATGGCAAGGTTGAGAGAGAGTCTTCTCAGTCAACAATCCCTACAAAAGAGGACTATTGGGGATGACAGGGACCCCAAAATATAAGTGGAACTACTTTTGGAAGAGTGACATTCCTACAAATGTGAAGTGTTTAACCTGTTTAGTGATAAAGAGAGCATGTTTAACAGAACAAGTTCCACAAAAGGAAGGCAGACAACTGGTCCCTAGGTGTTCTTGTGCAACTTGACAGGGGAAACAAATAACCATCTCTTCATTGCAAGTATACTGCTCAAATTTGGTACTTGTTTCTCAACATCACAAGCATGAGCTGGACAATGCAAGAACATACATCAGATCTGTTGAGCTGCTGGATTAGGAGGGAGACAGTAAGAGTCAAAAGAGATGGTGGAAGCTAATACCATCATGTGTATGGTGGTCAGTCTGGAAAGAAATGGAAGATGTTTTCAAGATAGATCTAATTTCATCCACAAAGTTAAATGGAATTGTATAGGACCTCtacttttttggtgtaaacagctCTGTATAGATGATATAGACCAGATCATAGATTTCATGGGAAATCTGTAATTATCCCTTTTTGGAGGTAGCCAGCATAGCCTTAATGCTGAAGAATTCAACCTTACcagtttcacaaaaaaaaagagactgGCAAGGTTGAGAATCAAAGGCGATGGGGTGAACATTCCGAGAGAGATCAAGTTATTGGAGAAAGGACTCACCTTTTCTATTCCGATCTGGCCAGAAACTCAGACATTAGTAATAACCGGACAAAGAAAGAAGTCTAGCGGTAAGGACCACTGGGTATTAGAGGATAACAGAGGAAGAAACAGAGATCTATTTGCTGGCAGAGATAGCAATAGGCACCTGAGCTCTGTATTCAAAAGAACAGCCAGTGTGCATCCCGGATCACGTGCGCACAAGAGagttttaatttaaatgaaatcGGGCCGGTTTTGGGGAGAAAAGAACTGTCTAAAAGAGAAGTGTTTTCAGTTGAGGGAGGCCAGACTCCACTTAATGAAGCTCCTTATCTTCTTAAGGAAGACCAAACCTGGAGCTTCATCAGACAAAAGAGGCAGTACATATCAAACTCGACCCTATGGTGATTGAACTCGAAGCAAATTTACCTGAGGGTGAATTTTTTGACCGCATCATTGGAGAGCCAGTCACAGGAACAGAGGAGCAAGAGGCTTTATTAGTAGAATCTACAAACTAGGCTGAGAGTGGGGAATTCGTTGATGCAATAACAACTACAGATGATGAAAGACCCAATTTTTCTCCGATCAATTCTCAAAACTTATGGCTTTTGGCTTTTAAGTCAAAAGCTAAAAGTCAATCCAGACAGGCTCTAAATCTAGAATTATGGTTAGTGAGGATTTATATAGACGACTCAAACTCGTTTAGTACTAACGTGtagttgtctttttctttttttatgaataagtatgttattgttttttttttgttcattttttttgcaaaaagtGTAGATTATAGAATGTTTCACTTACCTTAACTTCTACTAGCTTGTTTGGTCAAGCTTCTAAAATCAAGTCATATTAAAAAGTgcttttcaaaaaaatacttCTGGTCAGGAACAGTTTGTGTTTGaccaataaattcaaaaatcccTTCTGAGCAGTAATTAATGTTTGACCACGTTTTCTAAAAAGTGCTTCTAAGTTCGAAGAGCCCGTTTGGATTGGCTTTAAAAAAGCAGCTTTTActgacttttaagtcaaaaaataaaaagtaggggAGACCTACTTTTGGTTTCTGGCTTgtttttagtcattttttacttattacAAGTCATTTTTTACCTTGCAAACactttataacttattttaagtcattttttgacttattttttaatatttgtcaaCACTTCCAGAAGTCaaaaaactgacttaaaagtagGTATGACCAACTTCTAAGCCAAGCCAAACGGGCTCTAAGTCTGTTTTGCTCAAAGTGGTTTTCAAAAAAGTACTTTTGGGGAAAGCTATTTCTTTTAGCTTCTGAAATACAGCTCTGCCACTTTCCAGAAGCACTTTTATTTTCTCCTGAAAGCTTGGCCAAACACCTTACACTTCAAAATAAACACTTCTGGGGGGAAATAAGTTTAGCCAAACAGGCTATAAGTATCTATCAGTAAACAATAAATACTACACCACAAAGTCTGGATCATTGCACTAAGCCATTATTAATTTCAACCAACCTCTTCAGGTAAGACAAAGATAACCATTAGGAGAATTCGGAGCAAAAACCTAGACTGGGTTAATATGTTACCAGGAAAAGCACATTCAATGACGGACTCACAAGCTAATTTGCTCAGACTCTTCATTTTCAGTACCGCACCCGTGTCGACATGTGGGTGTGGGTGCAGTTTCTGCACCTGATCTGGTCAACTAGTTTGGGTACTTTGACCGAATTCGGGAAAGATATTTTCTGGATAAATCCAACGACTTCTATAAGCAAAACAAAAACTaagttgaaattgaagaaaaatgaaatacatcatataaataaatttctatatTCAATCCCTTTCCTTTTATCCCCTATCAAGATTCTCCTCTTGATCAATATTTCTCCTCAAGTTCTccacataatattttataatttagggtttataactttatttttagatatttgaattattttaagcCGAATCCCTGCAAGCTTATCCACAAGTGGATCCATATCCCGAATATTAGAATATAGATCACAGAGCATCAGAACTCTAGATCCACACATTCATCGGACACTTGCACATAACTCTCAGAAACTTAGCTCACAAGCACTgactacttttaaaatttagttcAAATATTAAGGGTGAACCTGAGAATCTTGACTATTGATCCATAACTTGTGTCACAATATGATAAGTCTACATCGACAGAGCATCATTGTTCCTTTGCACTCTAAATTTTGGTGATGCACAAATGGTGTTCCCATTATTATCATACCTCTTGCACACTATTCAAAGTATACCACCAAAATCACCAAGTAAGTGCTTCCCAGACACAATTCTTTCTAAGCAATTAGAAGGGGTAGCAGAATTAAAGCTTGAAAACAGCAGCCTCCACAACCAGTCCCCTGAGTCAAAACACTTTGTTTGACGCCTAATTAGACGCATATAAGTTTAAAGATGCACATGTTATGCACTCAAAACTTCAAACGATAAACACAACTTACTACTACAGTAGGGTTTTTTTACTGTATTGCACTGTCTGCCTTTTTCTTCATAAATCTTCACACAAATCCAAAACAGCATACTTTGCTGATATATTTCTCCCTAGTCAAATAAATTACAAGCTCACTACCTTTTATCTGCCAACAAACATCATAATTCTATTCAATTTACTAGGTTATGCATACAATCAACTTTCTAATACTCAATATTCCACAATTAAACCCAAAATAAATGTCCTAAGCTCTTGGATTTATAGAGAAAATTAGAACCCTAACCTGGAAAGCTCAGCGGTTGCACTCAGCAGGCAAGGGCCTATTGAACCCACCACGCCTATTCATGTACTGTCGAGGCTGGCGTTTGGTGACTTTTCTTACAGCACCTACATCATTTCCTGCCACTGGTTTTCCTTTTGTAGAATCAAACCCTACTGGTATCCCAAATTTCTTCATCATCTCAATCTCATCTTCATCCATCATCTCTTCTCCTCCTTCACCAACACCCCCACTCCCACTCACATTCTCCTTGTCcttgttctttttcttctgTTTCTGTTGTTCTTTGGCTATCCCATCCACAAAATCCGAAACTTCTCTGCGTCTGTCCCTGTCCCTATCCCTTTCCTTATCCCGTTCACCATCATCTTTATGCCTTTTTCTTGGAGGACTTTCAGCTGAGGGACTCCTGCGGCGGTGGTGACGGTGGCGACGGTCAGTAGGAGAACGGGAACGCGAGGTAGAACGGTGGCGGTGGCGGTGACGGTCGGTGGAAGGGGAACGAGTACGGGAGCGAGTATGCCGAGTAGTTCTGGTATGATCAGGGGTATAAGAATGTTCACGGTCTCTCCGATCACGGTCTTCCCGGTCTCGTTTCCGATCTCTGTCTCTATCCTTGTCCCTTTCTCGGTCACGCTCACGATCCCGTTCACGTTCGCGGTCTCGGTCTCGGTCTCGGTCTCTGTCTCGAGTTCGATCACGGTCCGCCATTGTTCCTTGCAGAGTGAGGAGTGGAGTAGGAGGGGTTTTTTCTACAAAGAAGGGATTGTGTACTCGAactcgtctcagcctgtttgtAGGTTTCTGATGAGTCcaaatagtaatttttaaataattttattattttttgggaaaatacataaaaatattttagggcCTGTTTGGATGGGCtcagagcctgtttggctcagcttaaaagctggtcaaactgacttaaaaactggtttttgacttatttagctgtttggcaatactcaaaacaacttattttaagttaaaaaaaaaattattttaagccaaaagttaaaagctggggtaggggtgtttttttatttttagcttataagctgttttaagttgaccacatttttatctttttgtgcttaatatttttatacaatctccaaattacccatataaccctaacatttcttttttccatttatcccttttcacgtttgacataacaacttcagcacttttatccaaacacataactgcttatttttaaaataagtttcagcacttttaaaagtacttttttaaagctgcttttattaagcccatccaaacgggcccttaataAAAGCAgatttaaaaaagtacttttgaaactgctgcaacttatttttaaaataagcagttatgcgtttggatgaaagtgctgaagttgttatgccaaacgtgaaaaggagaaaatggaagaaagagatgttagagttatatgggtaatttggtgattgtataaaaatattaagggcaaaaagataaaaatgtggtcaacttaaaacagcttataagctaaaaaaaaaacacccctaccccggcttttaacttttggcttaaaataagttttttttaacttaaaataagttattttgagtattgccaaacagttaaataagtcaaaaaccagcttttaagtcagtttgaccaacttttaagctgagccaaataGGCTCTTAACTTATAGCAAAACTCACTTTAccactttaactttaaaataattatttacctCACTCTTTATTACACTCAAATTGCTGACACGAGAAGTCCAAAAAAATAAGgcacataaaaatcaaaaactaaaagaaaaaaaaataatgaaccccaattattttcatttatccaataatttttttcatcttctttgtACCCTACCGATCCAATCTTTAGTACCATCAGCCCCACCCTCGCCATCCCGTCCCTTCATCTTCCTCACATCCAATTCACCCCTCCCACCCTCAACCACCACCTACACtaccctttcttcttcttcgatCCTCCctccccaccccccaccccccaaacgAACCCCCACCCATACTCTCTTTATTTCTCTTCGATTCTCGGTACTTtacacttttcttttctttttctttgttggatttttcatattttttctcctTCTTCAAAACGCCCCATTCCATCctcatttcttttaatttatatcaataaatccaaaaaatatgatgaacaaggaaaaatagaaaagtcATCAATTTGTTCTTGcttcaaattaaaaatagtcTTTATGGCAAAGTTTGAATATGATAAACTTGAAGCTATTTTCAATGAAACTctacaattttttcatttaaaaattaaatttttagttgttattatttatttgttttaattttgtgtCTTAAAAATTGAGTGTTCTTGTGAGAAtggttttgaaattttgaatctctttctattgatttttttgtgattatttttgttataatcatggattaattcttattttttttatttttttttaatttctaaaattgtgaataaaaaataaaaagaaacaaaaaagaattaaaaatcaaaatttaaatattcttaATGTGATGCTGATGTTGCAATGATGTGACGCTGATGTGGTGCTGACGTATCAATGACATGACACGTGTAGAATGCACTTGCCATTGTGAGACTGGTATTATAATATTAGGGTGTATTTTAATTCACTTGAAAAGAGATTAGGGGGTAAATAATTACTCGTAAATTTATAGTGCTATAGTGACTTTTTCCGCCATGTTCAGGAgagattttatgtattttctcttatttttttgataaaacaaataaaatgtttgtaagtatctttttatttattaaagataaacaaatcaaataagtctagaattatgatttaaaattttggcaaaaatgcattggaaaaaactaatttatattatatatttattagctTTGTCTAATATCTAATATCTTGTTTGGttcaatatatatgtaattactATGCATTAGTAAAACACTATATTTGGTGTTAGAGTCGCGTTTTGTAGAGTGTATAAGGGGTTATTTAGTGGAGTGTAttggtaaaaataatattttaaattttgtgtattagTAATATCTTGTTTGGTATATTAATGTGTATTAAGatgtatatcatcaatattataGATTTATGGCCAAGTCACATGCAACTCTTTAAAGTTGTTTGCATATTTCATTTAGACATCTCAACTAGGGCTAGTCCCTATTGAACACTTTACCCTTAAGAAGTTTATAACTATTAGACATAAAATGATAAtcagttaaaaaataaaattgtgtcGCTCAAACGCAAATGCATAGCAGGTATACCAATGAAACAATAACACTTGGCGGTTGAATTCAATTGTTCTAAAACTCTATTTGAATAATCCCAaaagaattttaagaaaaaattaattcttttaattaatatcGCTCACCCTCCCATCTTCTTCTTCGTGTTGAGACTATTTTCAATCCCCTTTCTACCAATGCCAACACACAAGTACAAATCATTGACTTATACCCgtttcttcttctccattgaACCTTACCCTTTTCATCAGCAGTACACTATAGTTGCGCACCCAAGCTAAATACTTAATCTCCTTTCATTATGATATTATCAAAGCATCATACCAGTGCCTTAATCTTCTTTTGATTAATGAacatttatcacaattacaaaaaataataacaaaaatttgcCTGAAAAAGAATCGATTTGTTGTATGCCCTATGGCCCACATGTTATTATAGCAATTTTAGTTTTCCAAGTTAATGTTGGCTTATAAAAGGCATACATTGTATATGAAATAAGACACCAAAATATAGAGAAAAGTTTCTATTACTTTTTCCTCTCCTCTTCCTCTTTCTTTGTTATCatcatttattttagtatttgatAGAATCCAATGTTAATTGTGAGCTAGCTTTAGTGAGCTAATTTGAGCTAATTTGCTACTAcccaaagaaaataaaattgctCATGGTATGGAAATTGTAGTAAAtctcaaaagaatttttttaaagtttcaaaggaataatcaataaaaaaaattatattgagacTACGAAATATGATTAAGATCTTCATATCACTACAATCAAAGTGGGTTATAAATAGTTACATGAAAGATTActcatattttcatgattttagtGGTAACTAAATATGAGCATGATGACAAAATCACATGCAAAATAAACTAGAAGTTTTGttgaaataaatattagttGGCATGAACGGTTGACACCATCCCGGTTTAAATATGATACgaaaataaatgagaattcATGTGGTTATATATATTgaagaaataataaattcttcaataattctcttgtatttgtttgttttcatgATAAAATTACCATTGCACCATCTAAGGTTGAGATTATATCTCCTGATTTTGAAATGTATTAAAAAGTGAAATGCATAAGGTTGAGACACATCTATGTTATGGTCACATGTGAATTATTATCAACTTGCAATTTCATTTTTGCAAGGGTTATTTGCTCGAATTGATAAATCAAGAgcacattttaaattataaattatattgatgatgttgatTTATATCCAAGTAATTTAAGAGGAAATtatatgcctccaattatagctaagagcctgtttggcttagcttaaaagttggtcaaactgacttaaaagttggtttttgacttatttagttgtttcgcaatactcaaaacaacttattttaagttaaaaaaaattattttaagccaaaagttaaaaactgAGGTAAGGGTGCTTTTTTTCTTcccagcttataagctgttttaagttgaccacatttttacctttttgcccttaatatttttatacaatctccaaattacccacataaccctaacatctctttcttctatttttcccttttcacgtgtggatgatagacaattactattactaatgaatgaaaataaaataaatcttaaatctttcaagtgatc
Proteins encoded in this window:
- the LOC101265655 gene encoding uncharacterized protein — translated: MADRDRTRDRDRDRDRDRERERDRERDRERDKDRDRDRKRDREDRDRRDREHSYTPDHTRTTRHTRSRTRSPSTDRHRHRHRSTSRSRSPTDRRHRHHRRRSPSAESPPRKRHKDDGERDKERDRDRDRRREVSDFVDGIAKEQQKQKKKNKDKENVSGSGGVGEGGEEMMDEDEIEMMKKFGIPVGFDSTKGKPVAGNDVGAVRKVTKRQPRQYMNRRGGFNRPLPAECNR